The following are from one region of the Heliomicrobium undosum genome:
- a CDS encoding chemotaxis protein CheW, translated as MTAAETARAVGLTERQLVTFHLGNEEFGADIMNVREIIRFAEVTKIPQAPDYVEGVCNLRGSILPIIDGRTRFGMDRGQRDENTRVLVVDVSGQVTGIVVDRVSEVLRVAGADIDPPPAVIRNEAVRYLDGVVKLNGGKRLIMALNLEQALTVESENRDFDLQTAAAAAVREVAAQRAELEEDQLVTFLLGQEEYAFDIMHVKEIIRVPEITAVPNVLHYLEGVVSIRNQLLPIVNMRLYFNMPNVPVTDQSRIIIVDLGQMTAGFRVDRVLEVIRVPRSVIEPPPPIFINGELEQIRGVAKLNEGKRLFMCLNAANLLDADLVSDLLERGESNVVRENQSSSGAIEEEQLVAFRLGKEEFAIKITDVQEINRMTQVTQMPGAPGYVEGLVNLRGNIIPALNLRRRFGMTERTHDDATRIIIVDVGLRKTGIIVDAVTEVLRFERSLVEETPRLLSETVDREYISGVAKLSGGKRMVMILDSERILKIEG; from the coding sequence ATGACAGCAGCCGAAACTGCAAGGGCCGTCGGCCTGACGGAGCGGCAACTGGTCACCTTCCACCTCGGCAACGAAGAGTTTGGCGCCGACATCATGAATGTGCGGGAGATCATCCGCTTCGCCGAAGTGACGAAGATCCCCCAAGCGCCAGACTATGTGGAAGGTGTCTGCAATCTGAGAGGAAGCATTCTCCCGATCATCGACGGCCGCACCCGCTTCGGGATGGATCGAGGTCAACGCGACGAAAACACGCGGGTCCTCGTTGTCGATGTGAGCGGACAGGTGACGGGGATCGTCGTTGACCGCGTATCAGAGGTCCTCCGTGTCGCCGGCGCCGATATCGATCCGCCGCCGGCGGTGATCCGCAACGAAGCGGTCCGCTACCTTGACGGCGTTGTGAAATTGAACGGAGGCAAGCGCCTGATCATGGCCTTGAACCTGGAACAGGCGCTCACCGTCGAATCAGAGAACAGGGACTTTGACCTGCAAACAGCCGCGGCGGCAGCGGTCCGCGAAGTAGCGGCCCAGCGCGCCGAGTTGGAAGAAGACCAACTGGTCACCTTCCTGCTCGGCCAGGAGGAATACGCCTTCGACATAATGCATGTCAAGGAGATCATCCGGGTCCCCGAGATCACCGCAGTGCCCAATGTGCTTCATTATCTGGAAGGGGTCGTCTCGATCCGCAACCAGTTGCTTCCCATCGTCAACATGCGCCTGTATTTCAACATGCCGAACGTGCCTGTCACCGACCAGTCGAGGATCATCATCGTCGACCTGGGCCAGATGACGGCAGGCTTCCGCGTCGACCGCGTCCTAGAGGTCATCCGGGTCCCCAGGAGCGTCATCGAGCCGCCGCCGCCCATCTTCATCAACGGAGAACTGGAGCAGATCCGCGGCGTCGCAAAGTTGAATGAGGGCAAACGGCTCTTCATGTGCCTGAACGCCGCCAACCTGCTCGACGCCGACCTGGTCAGCGACCTGCTGGAGCGAGGCGAGAGCAACGTGGTCCGGGAAAACCAGAGCAGTTCCGGGGCCATTGAAGAGGAACAACTGGTCGCCTTCCGTCTCGGCAAGGAAGAGTTTGCCATCAAGATCACCGATGTGCAGGAGATCAACCGCATGACCCAGGTGACCCAGATGCCGGGCGCGCCGGGTTATGTGGAAGGGCTCGTCAACCTGCGGGGCAACATCATCCCGGCGCTTAACCTTCGCCGCCGATTTGGCATGACCGAACGGACCCACGATGACGCCACCCGCATCATCATCGTCGACGTGGGCCTGCGCAAAACCGGCATCATTGTCGACGCCGTCACTGAAGTCCTCCGCTTCGAACGGAGTCTGGTCGAAGAGACGCCCCGCCTGCTTTCTGAAACAGTCGACCGTGAGTACATCAGCGGTGTGGCCAAACTGAGCGGCGGCAAGCGCATGGTCATGATTCTCGACTCGGAACGGATACTAAAAATCGAGGGATAG
- a CDS encoding protein-glutamate methylesterase/protein-glutamine glutaminase: MSIRVLVVDDSAMMRKALRQILETDLDIEVVAAARDGEDALKKAQELSPDVITLDINMPVMDGLTCLSLLLEQIPEVQVVMVSSLTQEGAITTFEAMELGAFDYVAKPSGTVSANLHIVGRELIAKVKAAAKRKRRRPGSRLAGRNASRSAGRPPLGANRAERGDHSILVPDRAFRKVVVIGVSTGGPSTLMEILPYLPADLDASVIVVQHMPPTFTNSFAKRLDDYCHLRFSEAKAGDKLARGEGFVAPGGHHLVLKKNALRDDVLIRLTSQPANTLFIPSVDVTMHSVVELFGKRTVGVLLTGMGSDGADGMVAIRQAGGVTIAEDASTAVVFGMPREAIERGGAEIVAPSHQIAREIVKAVNRW, translated from the coding sequence ATGAGCATTCGAGTGTTGGTGGTCGATGATTCGGCCATGATGCGTAAGGCGCTCCGTCAGATCCTCGAAACCGATCTGGACATCGAGGTGGTGGCCGCCGCACGCGACGGCGAAGACGCCTTGAAGAAAGCCCAAGAACTCTCGCCTGATGTGATCACCCTGGACATCAACATGCCTGTGATGGACGGGCTCACCTGCCTGTCCCTTCTCCTCGAACAAATCCCCGAGGTGCAGGTGGTGATGGTCAGTTCCCTGACCCAGGAAGGCGCTATCACCACCTTTGAAGCCATGGAACTGGGCGCCTTTGACTATGTGGCCAAACCCTCGGGGACCGTCTCGGCAAACCTGCACATTGTCGGCCGGGAACTGATCGCCAAGGTGAAAGCGGCGGCGAAGCGCAAACGCCGCCGTCCCGGATCCCGTCTGGCCGGGCGCAACGCCAGCCGGAGCGCCGGGCGGCCCCCCCTTGGCGCGAACCGCGCTGAGCGAGGCGACCATTCCATCCTTGTTCCGGACCGCGCCTTCCGCAAGGTTGTCGTCATCGGCGTATCGACGGGCGGGCCGAGCACACTGATGGAAATCCTGCCCTACCTGCCCGCTGATCTCGACGCATCGGTCATCGTCGTCCAGCACATGCCGCCCACCTTTACAAACAGCTTCGCCAAGCGCCTTGACGACTACTGCCATCTGCGCTTTTCTGAAGCGAAGGCGGGCGACAAGTTGGCCAGGGGTGAGGGTTTTGTCGCCCCTGGCGGTCACCACCTGGTGTTGAAGAAAAACGCCCTCCGTGACGATGTGCTCATCCGCCTCACTTCGCAGCCGGCCAACACCCTCTTTATCCCCTCTGTTGACGTGACCATGCATTCGGTCGTGGAATTGTTTGGAAAACGGACCGTCGGCGTGCTGCTCACCGGGATGGGCTCGGACGGGGCCGACGGCATGGTGGCCATCCGCCAGGCCGGAGGGGTGACCATCGCCGAGGATGCCTCGACGGCTGTCGTCTTTGGCATGCCTCGGGAGGCGATCGAGCGGGGCGGCGCCGAAATCGTGGCGCCTTCCCATCAGATCGCCCGGGAGATCGTCAAAGCCGTGAACCGCTGGTAG
- a CDS encoding methyl-accepting chemotaxis protein, with product MEKKLARPAAGSVSGPSSTQLNHKLGRQDQGGAAEEIAQKRDLAKRKAMEKVRARTLAKQQQLAERIATATEQLASGIEQASNAAVELGSTMAQIATGADEAASAAEQQRAAINQIDKASVIASSRAKESLEKVNIAQPLVLSTAADIEQLIDGIKESADTNIESTKLVNDLEKQSAEIGNIVDAVVRIADQTNLLALNAAIEAARAGEHGRGFAVVADEVRNLAEISEKSARDIRNLVSNIQENVKIVVKDVEEAGVAANAEVENSKKITEDLNKISKEMVAVQSAVTEVAQSAVDATQGAAEFLSVAEQVAAAAEEQSNAAEEVNQAVSEQNKAFSEMGSAANELAQLAETLKVSTDAQKSSEELASAAEELSANVEEANSASRQIMTAMGQLSQGAKAQGEMTQKGAALSERLVAAANQMRSLSSVSEEKVTELRTLLDTNKKGVDGLIIGITNASDASIVSARNIKILEETTRKIDKIVDAIVNVTIQTNMLAVNGSIEAARAGEYGRGFSVVAGDIRTLANESAENADKIKDLVRNIQSQIQKVTEDIELSAKKAVQEVEKAKKSTHNLNEIEDAMLVILKGVKEVLKGAEESLIALEQARKGVDQIAAAAQEAEKAAAEANIAAQEQAKGMQELAEAIEEISGLADELQTM from the coding sequence GTGGAGAAAAAATTAGCCAGACCGGCTGCAGGATCGGTGAGCGGCCCTAGCTCAACCCAGTTGAATCACAAACTGGGACGCCAAGATCAAGGGGGTGCGGCGGAAGAGATCGCCCAGAAGCGGGACCTGGCCAAACGGAAGGCCATGGAGAAGGTCCGCGCCCGCACCCTGGCCAAGCAACAGCAGTTGGCTGAACGCATCGCCACCGCCACGGAGCAACTGGCTTCCGGCATCGAACAGGCCAGCAACGCCGCCGTTGAACTGGGCTCGACGATGGCGCAGATCGCCACTGGCGCCGATGAAGCCGCATCCGCCGCCGAGCAGCAGCGAGCAGCGATCAACCAGATCGACAAGGCGTCGGTCATCGCCAGCAGCCGCGCCAAAGAATCCTTGGAGAAGGTCAATATCGCCCAACCCCTGGTCCTGTCCACCGCTGCCGACATAGAACAACTGATCGACGGCATCAAAGAATCAGCCGATACGAACATAGAATCGACGAAATTGGTCAACGATCTGGAGAAGCAATCGGCTGAGATCGGAAACATCGTCGATGCAGTTGTCCGCATCGCCGACCAGACCAACCTGCTGGCCTTAAACGCCGCCATCGAGGCTGCTCGCGCCGGCGAACACGGCCGCGGATTCGCCGTCGTCGCCGACGAGGTGCGCAACCTGGCCGAGATCTCGGAAAAATCGGCCCGCGACATCCGCAACCTCGTCTCCAACATCCAGGAGAACGTGAAGATCGTCGTCAAGGATGTGGAAGAGGCCGGCGTCGCCGCCAACGCCGAGGTGGAAAATTCGAAAAAGATCACCGAGGATCTGAACAAGATCAGCAAAGAGATGGTGGCCGTTCAGAGCGCCGTTACGGAAGTCGCCCAGAGCGCTGTCGACGCCACCCAAGGCGCGGCCGAATTCCTCTCCGTGGCCGAACAGGTGGCCGCCGCCGCTGAAGAGCAGAGCAACGCCGCAGAAGAGGTCAACCAGGCTGTGTCGGAGCAGAATAAAGCCTTCTCAGAGATGGGCTCCGCCGCCAACGAACTGGCCCAACTGGCCGAGACGCTGAAGGTGTCCACGGACGCCCAGAAGTCCTCGGAGGAACTGGCCTCTGCCGCCGAAGAGTTGTCAGCCAACGTGGAAGAAGCCAACAGCGCCTCCCGCCAGATCATGACGGCCATGGGCCAGTTGTCCCAAGGCGCCAAGGCCCAAGGGGAAATGACCCAGAAGGGCGCCGCCCTCTCGGAGCGCCTCGTCGCCGCAGCCAACCAGATGCGCAGCCTCTCCTCAGTTTCCGAAGAGAAAGTCACCGAACTGCGCACCCTGCTCGATACCAATAAAAAAGGTGTCGACGGCCTAATCATCGGTATCACCAATGCTTCCGACGCAAGCATTGTTTCAGCCCGCAACATCAAGATCCTTGAAGAGACGACGCGCAAGATCGACAAAATCGTCGACGCGATTGTGAATGTGACCATCCAGACAAACATGCTGGCTGTCAACGGCTCCATCGAAGCCGCCCGGGCAGGCGAGTACGGCCGCGGCTTCTCCGTCGTCGCCGGTGATATCCGCACCCTGGCCAACGAGTCGGCTGAGAATGCCGACAAGATCAAAGACCTGGTCCGCAATATCCAGAGTCAGATTCAGAAGGTTACGGAAGACATCGAACTGTCGGCGAAAAAGGCCGTTCAGGAAGTGGAAAAGGCGAAAAAGTCCACCCACAACCTGAACGAGATTGAGGACGCCATGCTGGTCATCCTTAAGGGTGTCAAAGAGGTGCTTAAAGGCGCCGAAGAATCGCTGATCGCCCTTGAACAGGCCCGCAAAGGCGTCGACCAGATTGCCGCCGCCGCCCAGGAAGCCGAGAAAGCGGCCGCGGAAGCCAACATAGCCGCCCAAGAACAAGCCAAAGGAATGCAGGAACTGGCCGAAGCCATTGAGGAGATCTCCGGATTGGCCGACGAACTGCAGACGATGTAA
- a CDS encoding STAS domain-containing protein yields MNEKHPTEKDNQNAYADWLSAVRRSAWGASGAFNLQETERLGQHLIDGISITATTGELPEFLRKTLREITEMAVAHGLNPYDTALFVFSLRPFLDDLLPHIDGKKRTTVLDQAGLYIFDVYLKSREELIINQRQDLLELSTPVIRVWEGILAVPLIGTMDSKRAQQVMEKLLNMIVETNSRVTILDITGVPTVDTLVANHILKTAAAVRLLGATLIITGISPVIAQTMVHMGVDLGAVTTRAVMADGIALALELLQKRIGSEATAG; encoded by the coding sequence ATGAATGAAAAGCATCCGACGGAAAAGGATAATCAAAATGCCTATGCCGACTGGCTTTCCGCCGTCAGAAGGAGCGCATGGGGCGCAAGCGGCGCTTTTAACCTTCAGGAGACGGAACGGCTGGGACAACATTTGATCGACGGGATCTCCATCACCGCGACGACGGGAGAATTGCCGGAGTTTTTACGGAAGACGCTGCGGGAGATCACGGAAATGGCGGTGGCGCACGGCTTGAATCCCTACGACACGGCGCTTTTTGTCTTCTCCTTGCGTCCCTTCCTGGATGATTTGCTGCCCCATATCGACGGGAAAAAGAGGACGACCGTGCTGGATCAGGCGGGGCTCTATATCTTTGATGTGTACCTGAAATCTCGGGAAGAGTTGATCATCAACCAGCGCCAGGACCTGCTCGAACTCTCGACGCCTGTCATCCGCGTCTGGGAGGGCATCCTCGCCGTGCCGTTGATCGGAACGATGGACAGCAAGCGCGCCCAGCAGGTGATGGAGAAGCTGCTGAACATGATCGTCGAGACGAATTCCCGGGTGACCATTCTCGACATCACCGGTGTCCCCACTGTCGATACGCTGGTTGCCAACCATATCCTCAAGACGGCCGCTGCCGTGCGACTCCTTGGCGCGACCCTGATCATCACCGGGATCAGCCCCGTCATCGCCCAGACGATGGTCCATATGGGCGTCGATCTCGGCGCCGTCACCACGCGGGCCGTCATGGCCGACGGGATTGCCCTGGCCCTGGAGTTGTTACAGAAGCGGATCGGTTCCGAAGCGACGGCCGGTTAA
- a CDS encoding STAS domain-containing protein: MEKATIVKLQDLLLVTLQSDMNDQSAMGMQHNVLETVSRSGVRGVIIEVSQLDLIDSYMARLLSDTARMIRLMGAVTVLVGLRPTVAITMVEMGLIIEETQTALNLEDAMAKFKGGGITRRGNGQ; encoded by the coding sequence ATGGAAAAGGCGACCATCGTCAAATTGCAGGATCTCCTGTTGGTCACTCTCCAGAGCGACATGAACGACCAGTCGGCCATGGGGATGCAGCACAATGTGCTCGAAACGGTCTCGCGTTCAGGTGTGCGCGGCGTCATCATCGAGGTCTCCCAACTGGATCTGATCGATTCCTATATGGCCCGCCTCCTCTCCGATACAGCCCGGATGATCCGCCTCATGGGCGCCGTCACCGTGCTGGTCGGATTGCGACCGACGGTGGCGATCACCATGGTGGAGATGGGTCTGATCATCGAAGAGACACAAACCGCCCTAAATCTGGAAGACGCTATGGCGAAATTTAAAGGGGGCGGGATAACCCGAAGGGGGAACGGCCAATGA